One window of the Babesia bovis T2Bo chromosome 2, whole genome shotgun sequence genome contains the following:
- a CDS encoding Ulp1 protease family C-terminal catalytic domain protein: protein MYSSTPVLYDDNITHQVDTTSTYVDNRLEGEEQLSETLNINDECKSMSEESCQSVINDLNKLYIDTNNKNNKTIRSFVQTKRAKDLRDCLKNVGETSKSYLEALPKQFYVDYDIWDLKRHESILQLDYKPIAALFQNTSSDRWSNISSLGDPEETLYILRRGKGSEVLVDKFGIEITRKHLSCLHGLRWLNDEVINFYMELIQERNNYLIADGIPDIPRCMCFNTFFFTLLCGGDNPNLEYNYKAVERWTTRKNVDIFDLDILLIPIHKNKTHWYLGVVDMRPGSRCILTFDSLGGSHRLFFKNIRRWLQDEHIHKKGKPLESIDDWKYNKQFQAERIAPMQYNGYDCGVFLCQYAECISIGKMFDFTQSDIKGKRTSMIQQILRGSIFK, encoded by the coding sequence ATGTATTCATCTACACCTGTGCTTTACGATGACAATATAACACATCAGGTTGATACTACATCAACATACGTAGATAATCGGCTAGAAGGTGAAGAACAATTGTCAGAAACTCTAAATATTAATGACGAATGCAAATCTATGTCAGAGGAGAGTTGTCAGTCGGTGATAAATGATCTCAACAAGCTTTATATTGATACGaataataaaaataataAGACCATTAGATCTTTTGTACAAACCAAAAGGGCGAAAGATTTAAGGGATTGCTTAAAAAATGTAGGGGAAACATCAAAATCATACCTTGAAGCTTTGCCAAAACAATTCTACGTGGACTACGACATATGGGATTTGAAGAGACATGAATCAATACTACAGCTAGATTACAAACCTATTGCAGCGCTCTTTCAAAATACGTCTTCCGATAGGTGGTCAAATATTTCTTCCCTTGGGGATCCAGAAGAAACACTATACATATTACGCAGAGGCAAAGGATCCGAGGTTCTCGTTGATAAATTTGGCATAGAAATCACGAGAAAACACCTATCTTGTTTGCATGGTTTACGTTGGCTAAACGATGAAGTAATAAACTTTTACATGGAGCTCATACAGGAAAGAAATAATTACCTTATCGCAGATGGCATTCCAGATATACCGCGTTGTATGTGCTTCAACACATTTTTCTTTACTTTGCTTTGTGGAGGTGATAATCCTAATCTAGAGTATAACTACAAAGCTGTAGAGAGGTGGACAACGCGTAAGAATGTGGATATTTTTGATCTGGACATATTATTGATACCGATACACAAAAACAAGACGCATTGGTATTTAGGCGTCGTTGACATGAGACCAGGGTCACGATGCATACTTACATTTGATTCATTAGGTGGTTCGCACAGACTTTTTTTTAAAAATATCAGACGGTGGCTGCAGGATGAACATATTCACAAGAAAGGAAAACCCCTAGAATCCATAGATGATTGGAAATACAACAAGCAATTTCAGGCGGAACGTATCGCACCAATGCAGTATAATGGTTATGATTGTGGAGTTTTTTTATGTCAATATGCCGAATGTATATCTATCGGTAAAATGTTTGACTTCACGCAAAGCGATATCAAAGGCAAACGCACATCAATGATTCAGCAGATATTACGAGGATCTATATT
- a CDS encoding chaperone ClpB_D2-small superfamily protein: MLYKHFLFKNRKTSRTNFHGHMFVLAFYTFFCLRVSVAFRHGNNNDRNSYINSVSSHGEHRSSYSDCSFIPQEHESEFSLNVAPIWTSNDANKDDKQSIWRIPSSICNNVSNAFGFLNKRPSTALGMLAENYSTYPEIGDRNRTYKDTARHNTALFMLGSGNGHTLDSEDFTDKAWEAVSSLAEVANKYKSSFVEADMLLLNILNLGEESTCHKILATAGVDIDKMREELEAHLSKQPRMSGGFGDQKVLGRTLQNVLTVTRRIKSEYNDHFISVEHLLLALACEDTKFTKPWLTKHKVGYDKLKRAVESVRGKRKVTSKNPEMLFGVLEKYSKDLTMMARSGKLDPVIGRDNEIRRTVEILSRRTKNNPILLGDPGVGKTAIAEGLANRIVSGDVPDSLKNTRVISLDLASMLAGSQYRGEFEERLKNILKEVQDSQGEIIMFIDEIHTVVGAGDAQGAMDAGNILKPMLARGELRCIGATTLQEYRQRIEKDKALERRFQPVYVDQPSVEETISILRGLRERYEVHHGVRILDSALVEAAQLSDRYITDRFLPDKAIDLVDEAAARLKIQLSSKPIQLDGLERRLIQLEMERISISSDATDGQLTNNTVGILPDPSRKSSSQDKRRMAQIEKMVENLKVEKESLTAAWLKEKNLVDAIRNIKERQDVVKVEIERAEREFDLNRAAELRFETLPDLDAQLEQAVNAYEEHANKVVSSGGQLLLRDEVSRDDIASVVSRWTGIPVNKLIRSQRDKILHIGDELRKRIIGQDEAVDIVTRAVQRSRVGMNDPKRPIAGLMFLGPTGVGKTELCKAIAEQLFDTDEAIIRFDMSEYMEKHSVSRLVGAPPGYIGYDQGGLLTEAVRRRPYSIVLFDEIEKAHPDVFNIMLQLLDDGRLTDSSGRKVNFTNCMIIFTSNLGSQSILELAKTPDKVGEMKNKVMQAVRQTFAPEFLNRLDEFVVFNALSKDDIKEIVRIELGKLSARLSEKNIKLVVDNEAVMYIAELGYEPAYGARTIKRVIQRELESMIAKGILEDLYKENETLCLRYDGTLKLDVSAK, encoded by the exons ATGCTGTATAAACATTTTTTATTTAAAAATCGTAAAACGAGTCGGACAAATTTCCATGGTCACATGTTTGTCTTAGCCTTTTATACCTTCTTCTGTTTAAGGGTTAGCGTAGCATTCCGACATGGCAACAATAATGATCGCAATTCCTATATAAATTCTGTTAGCTCACATGGTGAGCATAGATCATCATATAGTGACTGTTCGTTCATACCTCAAGAACATGAAAGCGAGTTCTCCCTTAATGTAGCGCCCATATGGACTTCAAATGATGCTAACAAAGATGACAAACAGTCCATATGGCGGATTCCATCATCAATTTGCAACAATGTTTCAAATGCTTTTGGATTCCTAAACAAAAGGCCATCTACTGCTTTAGGGATGTTGGCCGAAAATTACAGTACATATCCTGAAATTGGTGATAGAAACCGCACATATAAGGATACGGCAAGGCATAATACAGCCCTGTTTATGTTAGGGAGTGGAAATGGTCACACACTTGACTCAGAGGACTTTACAGATAAGGCATGGGAAGCAGTCAGCTCGTTGGCGGAAGTGGCTAATAAATACAAGTCGTCATTTGTTGAAGCAGATATGTTGTTACTGAACATTCTAAATCTTGGCGAAGAATCCACATGTCATAAAATCTTGGCTACAGCTGGCGTTGACATTGACAAGATGAGAGAAGAGTTAGAAGCTCATTTATCGAAGCAGCCTAGGATGTCTGGCGGCTTTGGTGACCAAAAGGTACTTGGTAGGACGCTACAGAATGTGTTGACTGTTACCAGAAGGATTAAATCCGAATATAAT GACCATTTCATCAGTGTAGAGCACTTGTTATTAGCCTTGGCCTGCGAAGATACTAAGTTCACAAAACCGTGGTTGACTAAACATAAAGTTGGTTATGATAAACTGAAAAGAGCGGTGGAATCTGTACGCGGCAAACGAAAGGTAACTTCAAAAAATCCGGAGATG CTTTTTGGGGTATTGGAAAAATATAGTAAAGATCTTACTATGATGGCAAGAAGTGGCAAGCTTGATCCAGTTATTGGTCGAGATAATGAAATAAGAAGGACGGTAGAAATCCTTAGCAGGCGAACAAAGAACAATCCTATCCTACTAGGTGACCCTGGTGTTGGGAAAACAGCAATTGCTGAAGGGCTGGCTAATCGTATAGTATCAGGTGATGTACCTGATTCATTGAAAAATACACGGGTAATATCGCTTGATTTAGCTTCCATGCTAGCTGGATCCCAATATCGTGGTGAATTTGAAGAGAGACTTAAAAACATATTGAAGGAAGTGCAAGACTCTCAAGGAGAAATCATAATGTTTATAGATGAAATACACACTGTTGTAGGTGCTGGTGATGCCCAGGGTGCCATGGATGCTGGTAACATACTAAAACCTATGCTCGCACGTGGAGAACTGCGTTGTATCGGAGCTACTACTTTGCAGGAGTATCGACAGCGAATTGAGAAAGATAAAGCATTAGAAAGGCGTTTTCAACCTGTTTATGTAGATCAGCCCAGTGTGGAAGAGACAATCAGTATTTTACGCGGGCTTCGTGAGCGTTATGAAGTACATCACGGTGTGCGTATTTTGGATTCTGCGCTTGTAGAAGCAGCACAGCTCAGTGACCGTTATATCAC GGATCGATTTCTTCCCGATAAAGCCATAGATTTGGTGGACGAAGCGGCGGCACGTTTAAAGATTCAATTGTCAAGTAAACCTATTCAATTAGATGGTCTGGAACGTCGTTTGATACAACTAGAAATGGAACGTATTTCCATATCAAGCGACGCAACCGATGGTCAATTGACAAATAATACGGTAGGCATTTTGCCTGACCCATCGCGAAAATCATCATCTCAAGACAAACGTAGAATGGCACAAATCGAAAAGATGGTAGAGAATTTGAAGGTTGAAAAAGAATCCCTGACGGCAGCATGGTTGAAGGAAAAAAATTTAGTAGATGCAATAAGAAATATCAAAGAAAGACAGGACGTTGTGAAAGTGGAAATAGAAAGGGCGGAACGTGAATTCGATCTCAACAGGGCTGCCGAGCTTCGATTTGAGACTCTTCCCGATTTGGATGCACAACTAGAGCAAGCCGTAAATGCTTATGAAGAACACGCCAATAAAGTTGTATCTAGTGGAGGCCAACTGCTTTTGCGTGATGAAGTTTCACGTGACGATATTGCAAGCGTTGTGTCTAGGTGGACTGGAATACCTGTAAATAAACTTATCAGATCACAACGTGATAAAATTTTGCATATTGGAGATGAACTGAGAAAGCGTATAATAGGGCAGGATGAAGCTGTAGATATTGTAACTCGTGCGGTACAACGTTCACGAGTTGGGATGAATGACCCCAAAAGACCAATAGCTGGATTGATGTTTTTAGGACCAACTGGTGTTGGTAAAACAGAATTGTGTAAGGCTATTGCGGAGCAGCTTTTCGATACAGATGAAGCCATTATCCGATTTGATATGTCAGAATACATGGAAAAGCATTCAGTATCCAGGTTGGTAGGAGCGCCGCCTGGATATATTGGATATGATCAAGGTGGCCTGTTGACTGAGGCCGTACGTCGTAGGCCCTATTCAATAGTGCTATTTGACGAAATTGAAAAGGCGCACCCAGACGTCTTCAACATTATGTTGCAGCTGCTAGACGACGGTCGTCTTACAGATTCCAGCGGTCGTAAAGTGAATTTCACCAATTGTAtgattatatttacatctAACCTTGGAAGTCAATCAATCCTTGAACTTGCTAAAACTCCAGATAAAGTGGGAGAGATGAAGAATAAGGTTATGCAGGCGGTTAGGCAGACATTTGCACCTGAGTTCCTTAACCGCCTTGATGAATTTGTTGTGTTTAATGCATTATCTAAAGACGACATAAAGGAAATTGTACGCATTGAATTGGGCAAATTATCAGCTCGCCTATCAGAAAAGAATATTAAGTTGGTGGTGGATAATGAAGCTGTAATGTACATAGCGGAACTAGGCTACGAACCTGCATATGGAGCACGTACCATTAAGCGTGTCATACAACGTGAACTAGAAAGTATGATTGCCAAAGGAATTTTGGAAGATTTGTATAAGGAAAATGAAACTTTGTGTTTACGGTATGACGGGACCTTGAAGTTAGACGTATCAGCAAAATAA
- a CDS encoding variant erythrocyte surface antigen-1 alpha subunit produces the protein MHWTGKYAKGSPYWNNHILDGSGLDDGTLSQWLHSLGFPKEMLNNSGPGNRWDVVINSDFVQKFFMGYADTSGGNNGHGRDHDGSTFRSAAGMNFAGYIHTLEKSCTATAVVLIVL, from the coding sequence atgcattggacaGGAAAGTATGCCAAGGGTAGTCCATACTGGAATAACCATATCCtggatggtagtggtctagatgatggtacactatcccaatggctacacTCCCTAGGGTTTCCCAAGGAAATGTTGAACAATAGTGGTCCCGGTAATAGATGGGATGTTGTGATTAACAGTGACTTTGTACAAAAGTTTTTTATGGGATATGCGGATACTAGTGGTGGCAATAACGGCCATGGCAGGGACCATGATGGTAGTACATTTAGGAGTGCGGCCGGTATGAATTTCGCTGGATACATTCATACCTTAGAGAAGAGTTGCACAGCTACTGCAGTAGTACTGATAGTACTATAG
- a CDS encoding variant erythrocyte surface antigen-1 alpha subunit, which yields MAVNSTFTPKASLTEAPTNLKEAIDWVLRVTGRDGKALEKDKGECICGLAAAVTDLLQSVELEYNGYQGEPKDKGATQDDVTKHLNGLFSLVQGLGGTAVVRTYIDQLAQVLSALVGWSKIEKCGNGSNGKCQKDNKKHHGLDGCAYLNDIKPENKCETCGCMKWDVSDADREEKGHHLGRRCTRCSDSGGKRHTCSCGPGDGTCQGPDSCKCALAGKCCKCCCKGKGCGCSDKCSCYKEDGSYCRIYHDSYQSAYTASNDPYIEKHYMTTTWNALDRYTGTFRDISTTSSQRRHQCAQILLGSVCLIWSGVTYMHWTGKYAKGSPYWNNHILDGSGLDDGTLSQWLQALGFPRDMLNNAAPKNRLDKVIWDGLRDKFFLGFLEPSGLNDGGKVNDINGNTARSPFGMNYAGFVHTAHRDSFNNEATVFTNGSGSSITETNQHKNGAIFKLYILSCAYFTGLQKKAIPTTTKTPKTIREILYWLSALPYSQAYKEMLTYAKNKLKDVTKKPGDTESSSAKETQLKFHQTGLTHPFTVDEYNLFAHFQAVTQYCPLVLIGIQGGIHSTKDTKDPAIHSLYSNTECKFTYPAVPIQAYNQVVHYIRALFYQLYFLRKQCAVKVALGGKWRECRYGSGVLGNGVISWMCLGCDPMEHDRKCRVKEMGKGLDGVVKKLENVKVTEGIKADGIEKAKALLVAIGNVVVQLGNAQEALEGKKTDEINKVKTKLTEAKGKLDGAKGGLDRVNGNGLDEEKLKEAKAKLVELTNGSGRNGILGEVCNKLGGDVDPAKNEVSKAINGVLEAVKLLKEWAQQEGTDVKCHLKDPYNDFLNAIDQLISICNSPKCSACDQHSAKCGKPPVPRQCPTCHQQYMDGFPSALQAFLEDRLPGFSCQKVLNDEKENPNYPPAASHLGHCNGSGQCCPLPMGFRGQFHKGGTSDMTGSRLYGILYFFSNENMMQSCVYTLVRVTAALSATTPQVLGDVFGFFRGGIGEKESGKTKNGETNKACEHNKDPSKKGDEDYFCGWCASGLRDEVKKIEWIPKGGDSDKGGKYRGSVGQALIQIKGDKDSAQQPPPQSNNTSLSRLTQNCQYLSPLTGELYTAVSATFGGTYLSWVLYLSDALHSGLESLSDAFKQIECRGCKGQCDPNKCRKGEHGQGSGQCGCQSIVSCTGVLPVLYRHGFSYGNPFNLEGYEQKGEEKGDYSIENTKTTKRCHEFLDSLSAVIQNKQDQDQHPLTELLTQVGQLQYDIRLPWIFVLAVAWLVAVLYLAFGAILPLDWTHMRSHWLRGGEHQWQCMWYKVMTGRKGMELVEYFERR from the exons atggccgTGAATAgcactttcacgccgaaggcgtcccTGACAGAGGCAcctaccaacctgaaggaggccattgactgggtcctcagggtgactggtagggatggaAAGGCACTGGAAAAGGACAAGGGAG aatgtatatgtggcctggcggcggcagtgactgacctcctgcagtcagtagaactggagtacaatg gctatcaaggtgaacCCAAAGACAAAGGCGCCACCCAGGATGACGTGACAAAACACCTCAATGGACTATTCTCTCTGGtacagggactaggtggtactgcagtggtccggacttatatagaccagctggcacaggtactcagtgcactcgttgggtggagtaagatagagaaGTGTGGTAATGGTAGTAATGGCAAGTGCCAGAAGGATAACAAGAAACATCATGGCCTTGATGGCTGCGCGTATcttaatgatataaagcCGGAGAACAAGTGTGAGAcgtgtgggtgtatgaaatgggatgTGTCCGATGCAGACCGAGAAGAGaaaggacaccacctagGCAGaaggtgtacaaggtgtagtgatagCGGTGGTAAGAGGCATACATGTAGCTGTGGTCCTGGTGATGGTACCTGTCAGGGTCCTGACAGTTGCAAATGCGCTttagcaggcaaatgctgcaagtgttgttgtaagggGAAGGGATGTGGATGTAGCGATAAGTGTAGCTGTTACAAAGAGGACGGCTCTTACTGTCGTATATACCATGACTCGTATCAGTCAGCATATACAGCATCTAATGACCCGTACATCGAGAAACACTACATGACAACTACGTGGAATGCGCTGGATAGATACACTGGTACATTCCGTGACATTAGTACTACTTCCTCCCAACGCcgccaccaatgtgcccaaATCCTACTaggctcagtatgtctcatctggagtggagTGACTTACATGCATTGGACTGGAAAGTATGCCAAAGGTAGCCCATACTGGAACAATCATATCCtggatggtagtggtctagatgatggaacactatcccaatggcttcaggccctagggttcCCTAGGGATATGCTTAATAACGCTGCTCCAAAGAATAGACTTGACAaggttatatgggatggacTTAGGGATAAGTTTTTCTTGGGATTCCTGGAGCCTAGTGGCCTCAATGATGGTGGTAAAGTTAATGACATCAATGGTAATACAGCTAGAAGTCCTTTCGGCATGAATTATGCCGGCTTtgtacatactgcacatagggattcattcaacaatGAAGCTACTGTATTCACGAATGGCAGCGGCTCTAGTATTACTGAGACGAACCAGCACAAAAACGGAGCCATAttcaagctctatattctatcatgtgcctacttcACAGGGTTACAAAAGAAAGCTATTCCCACTACCACTAAGACTCCCAAGACCATCAgggagatcctatactggctaagtgcattgccctatagtcaggcatatAAGGAGATGCTCACCTATGCCAAAAACAAACTAAAAGATGTTACCAAAAAACCCGGAGACACTGAATCTAGCAGTGCAAAAGAGACACAACTCAAATTCCATCAAACAGGCCTCACACATCCCTTtacagttgatgaatacaacctgtttgcccacttccaagcagtgactcagtactgcccactggtcctcataggtatccagggtggaataCACAGTACTAAAGACACTAAAGAtcctgccattcactccTTATACTCCAACACGGAGTGTAAATTCACCTACCCAGCAGTacccatccaagcatacaaccaggtggtacactacattagggctttgttctaccagttgtacttccttaggaaacaGTGTGCAGTTAAAGTGGCCCTGGGAGGGAAGTGGAGagagtgtaggtatggcagTGGAGTGCTTGGGAATGGGgtaattagctggatgtgcctggggtgtgaccccatggaacatgataggaaatgtAGGGTAAAGGAGATGGGGAAGGGGTTGGATGGGGTAGTCAAGAAGCTGGAGAATGTAAAGGTAACGGAAGGGATTAAAGCAGATGGGATCGAGAAGGCCAAAGCATTACTCGTGGCCATAGGGaatgtagtggtacaattgggtaatgcccaggaggcattggaagggaagaagaCAGATGAGATTAACAAGGTGAAGACGAAACTAACGGAGGCTAAGGGAAAGCTAGATGGGGCTAAGGGGGGACTAGATAGGGTGAATGGGAATGGGCTGGATGAGGAGAAACTAAAGGAGGCTAAGGCGAAACTAGTGGAGCTGACgaatggtagtggtagAAATGGAATACTAGGGGAGGTATGTAATAAACTAGGCGGCGATGTTGATCCCGCCAAGAACGAGGTATCAAAGGCTATCAATGGAGTACTGGAAGCAGTGAAACTATTGAAGGAGTGGGCACAACAGGAGGGAACGGACGTGAAATGCCATCTGAAAGACCCCTATAATGACTTTCTCAATGCCATCGACCAGctcatctccatctgcaactctcccaagtgcagCGCATGTGACCAACACTCCGCCAAGTGTGGCAAACCGCCAGTTCCCAGACAGTGCCCTACgtgccaccaacaatacatggacggctTCCCCTCCgccctccaggcattcctggaGGACCGGTTACCAGGATTTAGTTGTCAAAAGGTGCTGAACGATGAGAAGGAAAACCCAAATTACCCAcccgctgcatcccacttgggacactgtaatggttCCGGtcagtgctgcccattgccaatgggttttagaggTCAATTCCACAAGGGAGGCACTAGTGACATGACTGGCTCAAGACtctatggcatcctctacttctttagtaacgagaacatgatgcagtcgtgtgtttatacactagtgagggtcacagcagcactcagtgccacgacaccacaggtactgggtgatgtattcgggttctttaggggtggtatCGGAGAGAAGGAAAGTGGGAAGACTAAGAATGGAGAGACAAACAAGGCGTGCGAGCACAATAAGGACCCATCTAAGAAAGGAGATGAAGattacttttgcggctggtgtgcttctgggttacgggatgaagtaaagaagatagagtggattCCAAAGGGAGGAGACAGTGATAAAGGAGGGAAGTATAGAGGAAGTGTAGGACAAGCACTGATACAGATTAAAGGCGACAAGGATAGTGCTCAACAGCCACCTCCACAGTCCAATAATACATCCCTCTCACGACTCACACAGAACTGCCAATACCTttcccccctaaccggtgaactctatacagcagtgagtgccacgttcggtggaacatacctctcatgggtactctatctatcagatgcacttcattcaggactagagtcactcTCTGACGCATTCAagcagattgaatgccgtggCTGCAAAGGACAATGTGATcccaataagtgcaggAAGGGTGAGCACGGACAAGGTAGtggacagtgtggatgccaatcaatcgtatcatgtaccggggtactaccggtattgtatagacatggcttcagctacggtaacccattcaacctGGAGGGGTATGAACAGAAAGGGGAGGAGAAGGGAGATTATAGCATAGAGAACACGAAGACTACTAAGCGGTGTCACGAGTTCTTGGACAGTCTTAGTGCAGTGATCCAGAACAAGCAGGACCAGGACCAACACCCCCTCACAGAACTCCTCACCCAAGTCggccagctccaatacgacatacgtctgccctggatctttgtatTGGCAgtggcctggctagtagcggtactctacctggcctttggtgccatattgccactggactggacgcatatgaggtcgcattggttacggggtggagaacaccagtggcagtgtatgtggtataaggtgatgacgggacgcaaaggaatggaattggtggagtattttgaaAGGAGGTAG